A single window of Acidimicrobiales bacterium DNA harbors:
- a CDS encoding putative anti-sigma factor antagonist has protein sequence MLEIRVEERNDHVICRPVGELDAYTVGPFREKLNELATSKRLLIDLSEVPFMDSAGLGALIGGIRRAREANTDVAVACSRASLTRLLHTTGFDRIVPVTETVEEAAEALGVS, from the coding sequence ATGCTGGAGATCCGGGTCGAAGAGCGGAACGATCACGTCATCTGCCGCCCTGTCGGAGAGCTCGACGCCTACACGGTGGGACCTTTCCGTGAGAAGCTGAACGAGCTCGCGACCAGCAAGCGATTGTTGATCGACCTGTCGGAGGTGCCCTTCATGGATTCCGCGGGGCTCGGGGCCCTCATTGGGGGTATTCGTCGCGCCAGAGAAGCCAACACCGACGTGGCGGTGGCGTGCAGCCGGGCGAGCCTCACGAGGCTGCTGCACACCACCGGCTTCGACCGGATAGTCCCGGTGACCGAAACGGTCGAGGAAGCTGCAGAAGCCTTGGGAGTCTCTTGA